One part of the Malus sylvestris chromosome 2, drMalSylv7.2, whole genome shotgun sequence genome encodes these proteins:
- the LOC126599301 gene encoding uncharacterized protein LOC126599301 isoform X2, translating into MVVLCKLKALTLLRLGYPQSSSSILKLFFVGDVKPSHFPLQNLLLCRHFNSEISETHHDFTVNYLINSCGLSPEGAISTSKWVELRSPKTADSVLSFLRNYGFSETQMSKMVRSCPHLLQLHPEKTLLPKLEFFASFGVSKKDLATTLQYEPKLLAMSLEKRIIPTYDFLRSMLSQKKVASVFRHGSWIFVEGHSKKVAPNIKVLRESGMPQHCISMMLTCHPRALILKPKDFGQLVDEVKQMGFNLQKSTSVMAINALCAANRSTWNRSCEFYKRWCSVVKVLLLKGLINGIENVSLGSVLVPPEKCFLEKFVARYTDEVPQLLSVYQGRVEVQDV; encoded by the exons ATGGTGGTGCTCTGCAAATTGAAGGCACTCACCCTCCTCAGATTGGGTTACCCGCAATCTTCTTCTTCcatattaaaactatttttcgTTGGAGATGTGAAACCCTCACATTTTCCTCTTCAGAATCTGCTGCTCTGCAGACATTTCAACTCAGAAATCTCAGAAACCCACCACGATTTCACTGTCAATTACCTCATAAACTCATGCGGGCTGTCCCCAGAAGGTGCGATTTCAACATCCAAGTGGGTTGAGTTGCGATCCCCCAAAACAGCAGACTCCGTTCTGTCCTTTCTCAGAAACTATGGATTCTCTGAGACCCAGATGTCGAAGATGGTCAGGTCATGCCCACATCTTCTCCAATTGCATCCGGAGAAAACCCTTCTGCCAAAGCTTGAGTTTTTCGCTTCGTTCGGAGTTTCAAAGAAGGACCTTGCAACAACACTGCAATATGAACCGAAGCTTTTGGCTATGAGCTTGGAGAAACGGATTATACCCACTTATGATTTCCTTAGGAGTATGCTTTCTCAGAAAAAGGTAGCTTCGGTTTTCAGGCATGGCTCGTGGATTTTCGTGGAAGGCCACTCCAAGAAGGTTGCGCCAAATATTAAGGTTTTGAGAGAATCAGGGATGCCCCAGCACTGCATTTCTATGATGCTTACTTGTCATCCCAGAGCTTTAATACTAAAGCCTAAAGATTTTGGTCAACTTGTGGATGAGGTTAAGCAAATGGGTTTTAACCTGCAAAAATCAACTTCTGTGATGGCAATAAACGCATTGTGTGCTGCCAATAGGTCTACATGGAATCGAAGTTGCGAATTTTATAAGAGGT GGTGTTCGGTTGTTAAAGTTTTGTTGCTGAAAGGATTGATAAACGGGATTGAAAATGTGAGTTTGGGTTCTGTGTTGGTGCCTCCGGAGAAGtgcttcttggagaagtttgtGGCCAGATATACAGATGAAGTTCCTCAGTTATTGAGTGTGTATCAAGGAAGAGTTGAAGTCCAGGATGTATGA
- the LOC126599301 gene encoding uncharacterized protein LOC126599301 isoform X1, translating into MVVLCKLKALTLLRLGYPQSSSSILKLFFVGDVKPSHFPLQNLLLCRHFNSEISETHHDFTVNYLINSCGLSPEGAISTSKWVELRSPKTADSVLSFLRNYGFSETQMSKMVRSCPHLLQLHPEKTLLPKLEFFASFGVSKKDLATTLQYEPKLLAMSLEKRIIPTYDFLRSMLSQKKVASVFRHGSWIFVEGHSKKVAPNIKVLRESGMPQHCISMMLTCHPRALILKPKDFGQLVDEVKQMGFNLQKSTSVMAINALCAANRSTWNRSCEFYKRWGWSEDDVLSAFKRYPHCMMVSEKKLILTMEFLVKKMGWPSVMIAKSPGVTCYSLDKRFIPGCSVVKVLLLKGLINGIENVSLGSVLVPPEKCFLEKFVARYTDEVPQLLSVYQGRVEVQDV; encoded by the coding sequence ATGGTGGTGCTCTGCAAATTGAAGGCACTCACCCTCCTCAGATTGGGTTACCCGCAATCTTCTTCTTCcatattaaaactatttttcgTTGGAGATGTGAAACCCTCACATTTTCCTCTTCAGAATCTGCTGCTCTGCAGACATTTCAACTCAGAAATCTCAGAAACCCACCACGATTTCACTGTCAATTACCTCATAAACTCATGCGGGCTGTCCCCAGAAGGTGCGATTTCAACATCCAAGTGGGTTGAGTTGCGATCCCCCAAAACAGCAGACTCCGTTCTGTCCTTTCTCAGAAACTATGGATTCTCTGAGACCCAGATGTCGAAGATGGTCAGGTCATGCCCACATCTTCTCCAATTGCATCCGGAGAAAACCCTTCTGCCAAAGCTTGAGTTTTTCGCTTCGTTCGGAGTTTCAAAGAAGGACCTTGCAACAACACTGCAATATGAACCGAAGCTTTTGGCTATGAGCTTGGAGAAACGGATTATACCCACTTATGATTTCCTTAGGAGTATGCTTTCTCAGAAAAAGGTAGCTTCGGTTTTCAGGCATGGCTCGTGGATTTTCGTGGAAGGCCACTCCAAGAAGGTTGCGCCAAATATTAAGGTTTTGAGAGAATCAGGGATGCCCCAGCACTGCATTTCTATGATGCTTACTTGTCATCCCAGAGCTTTAATACTAAAGCCTAAAGATTTTGGTCAACTTGTGGATGAGGTTAAGCAAATGGGTTTTAACCTGCAAAAATCAACTTCTGTGATGGCAATAAACGCATTGTGTGCTGCCAATAGGTCTACATGGAATCGAAGTTGCGAATTTTATAAGAGGTGGGGTTGGTCTGAGGATGATGTTCTCTCTGCTTTCAAGCGATACCCCCATTGTATGATGGTGTCCGAGAAGAAACTAATTCTAACAATGGAGTTTTTAGTGAAAAAGATGGGATGGCCGTCGGTAATGATTGCGAAATCACCAGGGGTCACGTGTTACAGTTTGGACAAGAGATTTATACCCGGGTGTTCGGTTGTTAAAGTTTTGTTGCTGAAAGGATTGATAAACGGGATTGAAAATGTGAGTTTGGGTTCTGTGTTGGTGCCTCCGGAGAAGtgcttcttggagaagtttgtGGCCAGATATACAGATGAAGTTCCTCAGTTATTGAGTGTGTATCAAGGAAGAGTTGAAGTCCAGGATGTATGA